In Flammeovirgaceae bacterium 311, one DNA window encodes the following:
- a CDS encoding ABC transporter (COG1131 ABC-type multidrug transport system, ATPase component), which produces MVELQNINFRYKKNKPLFRELNLSLTSGYIYGLLGKNGAGKTTLLKHISGLLYPQEGQARVFGHDVSKREPQMLENVFVVPEEFELPAQSIDAFVKYNAVFYTRFSREQLDFYLQEFELDRDEKLSSMSYGQKKKFLIAFGLATNARLLILDEPTNGLDIPSKSQFRKIMASSLDEEKIIVISTHQVRDLENLIDVVLVLENGQIIFNHGIGEISEKLRFEQDLRKAMPEDILYSEDAAGRKAGIIKNTSGMESRVDLEILFNGVVKNQQAVEAHLTNPSDYVL; this is translated from the coding sequence ATGGTTGAGCTGCAAAATATAAACTTCCGGTACAAAAAAAATAAGCCCTTGTTCAGGGAGCTAAACCTCAGCCTTACGAGCGGCTACATATACGGGCTGCTGGGTAAAAACGGTGCCGGCAAAACTACCCTGCTCAAGCACATATCGGGCTTATTATACCCGCAGGAAGGCCAGGCCAGGGTATTCGGACATGATGTTAGCAAGCGCGAGCCCCAGATGCTGGAAAACGTTTTTGTTGTTCCGGAAGAGTTTGAGCTACCTGCACAAAGCATCGATGCCTTTGTAAAGTATAATGCTGTTTTCTACACCAGGTTTAGCCGGGAGCAGCTGGACTTTTACCTGCAGGAATTTGAGCTGGACCGGGATGAAAAGCTCTCCAGCATGTCGTACGGGCAGAAGAAAAAATTTCTGATTGCCTTTGGCCTCGCTACCAACGCCCGCCTGCTGATCCTGGATGAACCAACTAACGGCCTGGACATTCCATCCAAGAGCCAGTTCAGAAAGATCATGGCTTCTTCTCTGGATGAGGAAAAGATCATTGTGATCTCCACCCACCAGGTACGCGACCTTGAGAATCTTATAGATGTAGTGCTGGTGCTGGAAAACGGACAAATTATCTTCAACCATGGCATAGGTGAGATTTCTGAAAAACTGCGGTTTGAGCAGGACCTAAGAAAAGCTATGCCCGAAGATATTCTTTACAGCGAAGATGCAGCCGGCAGAAAGGCAGGCATCATCAAAAACACCTCCGGCATGGAATCAAGAGTAGATCTGGAGATCCTCTTTAACGGAGTGGTAAAAAATCAGCAGGCAGTAGAAGCTCATTTAACTAATCCATCAGATTATGTACTCTAA
- a CDS encoding tonb-dependent receptor plug (COG1629 Outer membrane receptor proteins, mostly Fe transport): protein MAHFFRYIAITIMALLAQAAAAQSGNLSGSLSDDKGEALPFANVAVMDAADSALVTGAVADMDGKFMIKSPAEGRYFLRLSAIGFRGITTPAFTVTGASFSKDFGSLKLQEDVEMLQTVSIEALRPKVITEADKMIVSVEGTAMAAGATAMDVLSKSPGVWVDQDGNIQLNGKGGVKVMIDGRPTYLSSKELQNMLQGMSAENIKDIEIISNPSAKHDAEGTAGILNINLKKNSIRGMNGSVYAGYQYNKLHGYSGGAKINYKNERWNSSISLDMADRNTFRTLNMVREFNQPGDYAKFDQKTYEDRTDYTPSVKLSTDYDLNANHSIGASLNLSQQDTYQGLTSDMELFRTDASQNMKAISAAPVNDNTKSATVNLHYVGKLDTLGTRLTADLDYVRLSSTTTSDFINSFTYASGAPAEHQVLGNTNPTAYNIYAARVDFSKPTFGKSKVEAGLKASHVVSDNELSFFALEDNTKRPIDSMSNHFIYSENIVAAYGNFTTKLGDKWSVQAGLRAEQTFSEGESVTLGETIERNYLDLFPSVFVQQKVSDNYQVSYNYSRRISRPRYESLNPFLVYLDPYTIAKGNPNLRPEYTNSFEVTQTFKQTYNLVLGYSISKDFFTEVPLQNNETKTTTFGQQNIDRFQNFRATLVAPVEVTPKWSIFNNVMLAYQSFETSFNDLQQVNEALFFMTQVNNTVKLPLGITAELSGIYRGPLAHGLYQIDGAWWVNAGVKRSFMADKLDVSLNVSDIFKSLIETGSADIGANRNNFDQYRGTRGLKLNLRYRFSKGEKFESKSRNSNLEELNRTGGE from the coding sequence ATGGCACATTTTTTCAGGTACATCGCAATCACCATCATGGCACTACTGGCCCAGGCAGCAGCTGCCCAAAGCGGTAACCTTAGCGGTAGCTTATCAGACGATAAGGGAGAAGCACTTCCCTTTGCCAACGTAGCCGTTATGGATGCTGCCGACTCCGCACTGGTAACAGGCGCTGTAGCGGACATGGACGGTAAATTCATGATCAAATCCCCTGCAGAAGGTCGTTACTTCCTCAGGTTAAGCGCCATTGGTTTCAGGGGTATCACTACCCCTGCCTTTACCGTAACAGGGGCATCCTTTTCAAAAGATTTTGGCAGCCTGAAGCTGCAGGAAGATGTTGAAATGCTGCAGACAGTCTCTATAGAGGCACTGCGCCCTAAAGTAATTACCGAAGCTGATAAGATGATAGTAAGTGTGGAAGGCACCGCAATGGCCGCAGGCGCCACTGCCATGGATGTACTAAGCAAGTCTCCGGGCGTTTGGGTGGATCAGGATGGCAACATTCAGCTCAATGGCAAAGGCGGGGTAAAAGTAATGATCGATGGCCGCCCTACTTATTTGTCTTCCAAAGAACTGCAGAATATGCTGCAGGGCATGTCGGCCGAGAACATCAAAGACATCGAAATCATCTCCAACCCCTCTGCTAAACACGATGCAGAAGGTACTGCCGGTATCCTGAACATTAACTTAAAGAAAAACTCTATCCGGGGCATGAACGGCAGTGTGTACGCAGGCTACCAGTACAACAAACTCCATGGCTATTCAGGCGGCGCAAAGATCAACTATAAAAACGAGCGCTGGAACTCCTCCATCAGCCTGGATATGGCCGACCGCAACACTTTCCGCACGCTGAACATGGTGCGTGAATTTAACCAGCCAGGCGACTATGCAAAGTTTGATCAGAAAACTTACGAAGACAGAACTGACTATACACCTTCTGTTAAACTAAGCACCGACTACGACCTGAATGCAAACCATAGTATAGGAGCCTCTTTAAACCTTTCGCAGCAGGATACCTACCAGGGCCTGACTTCTGATATGGAGCTCTTCCGTACAGATGCCAGCCAGAACATGAAGGCTATATCTGCCGCACCGGTAAATGATAACACAAAAAGCGCTACTGTTAACCTGCATTATGTTGGTAAACTGGACACACTGGGCACCCGCTTAACAGCTGATCTGGACTATGTACGCCTCTCCAGCACAACTACCTCTGATTTCATAAACAGCTTTACCTACGCCTCCGGAGCTCCTGCCGAACACCAGGTGCTGGGTAACACTAACCCTACCGCGTATAACATTTATGCTGCAAGGGTGGATTTTTCCAAACCAACTTTCGGAAAAAGCAAAGTAGAGGCAGGCCTGAAAGCAAGCCATGTAGTATCTGATAACGAGCTTAGCTTCTTTGCTTTAGAAGATAATACTAAGCGCCCTATCGACAGCATGAGCAACCATTTTATCTACAGCGAAAACATTGTGGCTGCCTATGGCAACTTCACCACCAAACTGGGCGATAAGTGGAGTGTACAGGCCGGCTTACGGGCAGAACAGACATTCTCCGAAGGCGAATCTGTAACCCTGGGCGAAACCATCGAAAGAAACTACCTGGACCTGTTCCCAAGTGTGTTTGTACAGCAAAAAGTAAGCGACAACTATCAGGTAAGCTACAACTACAGCCGCCGCATCAGCAGGCCCCGCTACGAATCGCTGAACCCGTTCCTGGTATATCTCGATCCTTACACCATTGCAAAGGGTAATCCTAACCTTCGTCCGGAGTACACCAACTCTTTTGAAGTAACACAAACCTTTAAGCAAACCTACAACCTGGTGCTTGGCTACTCGATCTCAAAAGACTTCTTTACCGAAGTACCTTTGCAGAATAACGAAACCAAAACAACCACATTCGGGCAGCAGAACATAGACCGCTTCCAGAACTTCAGGGCTACCCTGGTGGCTCCGGTAGAGGTAACACCTAAGTGGAGCATCTTTAACAATGTAATGCTGGCTTACCAGAGTTTCGAGACTTCCTTCAACGACCTGCAGCAGGTAAACGAAGCGCTGTTCTTTATGACACAGGTAAACAACACTGTGAAGCTCCCCCTGGGCATTACGGCAGAGCTTAGCGGCATCTATCGCGGTCCGCTTGCTCACGGCCTATACCAGATCGATGGCGCCTGGTGGGTAAATGCAGGTGTAAAACGCTCCTTTATGGCCGATAAGCTTGATGTAAGCCTGAACGTATCAGACATATTCAAATCACTGATAGAGACCGGCAGCGCCGATATCGGAGCAAACCGCAACAACTTTGATCAGTACAGAGGCACCCGCGGCTTAAAACTTAACCTGCGCTACCGTTTCAGCAAAGGCGAAAAATTTGAAAGCAAAAGCAGGAACAGTAACCTGGAAGAGCTGAACAGAACAGGTGGTGAATAA